From the genome of Streptomyces xanthophaeus:
AGCAGGGCAAGAGACATGGCGCTCACTGACTAACTCCTGAGGTGATTCGATCCCCCGACTTCCTACATCAGAGTGTCCCGACCTGGGAATGGCGTGCAGTGCATTACGTCACGAAATGGACAGGGCTTTGGTCACACCCGTCGCATCCGTACCTGCCCTGACCTGCGTAAACATCGATCCCCCAGGAGATAGGTCACATCCTGGGGGAAATTTGGTCACAGGTCGGCCGCGACCGGGTTAGACCCGGCGTCAGTACGCCGCAAGGGATCCGGCCGGATCCCTTGCGGCGCCTGGGGCCCGCTCTTGATCGAATTAGCTCAGACGCTCGATCTCTCGGTCGCTCTGATCTTCGCCACCGCTGCGGGCAGGTGCCGCCCCTCGCCACGCGGCGGAGCCGCACGTCGACACGGTCGGGGCAGCCCCTACCCTCCGCTACGGCTCAGCTCAGACGCTCGATGACCATGGCCATGCCCTGACCGCCACCCACGCACATCGTCTCAAGACCGAACTGCTTGTCGTGGAACTGCAGGCTGTTGATCAGAGTGCCGGTGATGCGCGCACCGGTCATCCCGAAGGGGTGACCGACGGCGATGGCTCCGCCGTTGACGTTCAGCTTCTCCAGCGGGATCTCCAGGTCCCGGTACGACGGGATGACCTGGGCCGCGAAGGCCTCGTTGATCTCGAAGAGGTCGATGTCGCCGACCGTGAGGCCGGCCCGCTTCAGGGCCTGCTTCGACGCCTCGACCGGGCCCAGGCCCATGATCTCGGGGGAGAGGCCGGTGACACCGGTGGAGACGATCCGGGCCAGCGGGGTCAGGCCCAGCTCGCGGGCCTTGGTGTCGCTCATGATGACCAGCGCCGCGGCGCCGTCGTTCAGCGGGCAGCAGTTGGCGGCCGTGACCAGGCCGTCGGGGCGGAAGACGGGCTTGAGGCCCTGCACGCCCTCCAGGGTCACGCCGGCGCGCGGGCCGTCGTCCCCGGAGACGACCGTGCCGTCCGGGGTGGTGACCGGGGTGATCTCGCGGGCCCAGAAGCCGTTCTTGATGGCCTCTTCCGCGAGGTTCTGCGAGCGGACGCCGAACTCGTCCATGTCCTGACGGGTCACGCCCTTGATGCGGGCCAGGTTCTCGGCGGTCTGGCCCATCGCGATGTACGCGTCCGGGACCAGGCCGTCCTCGCGCGGGTCGTGCCAGCCGGAGCCGGTCGACTCGGCGACGGCCGCCGTACGGGCCTCGGCCTCGGCGAAGAGCGGGTTGTGGGTGTCGGGCCAGGAGTCCGAGTTGCCCTTCGCGAACCGCGACACCATCTCGACGCCGGCCGAGATGAAGACGTCGCCCTCGCCCGCCTTGATGGCGTGCAGGGCCATGCGGGAGGTCTGCAGCGAGGAGGAGCAGTAGCGGGTGATGGTGGTGCCGGGCAGGAAGTCCATGCCCATCTGCACGGCCACGATGCGGGCCAGGTTGTTGCCCTGCTCGCCGCCCGGCAGGCCGCAGCCCAGCATCAGGTCGTCGATCTCGCGCGGGTCCAGGCCGGGGACCTTGGCCAGGGCGGCCTGGATGATCGTCGCGGTCAGGTCGTCCGGCCGCACGTCCTTGAGGGACCCCTTGAAGGCGCGCCCGATGGGGGAGCGGGCGGTGGAAACGATGACGGCTTCGGGCATCGGGACTCCAAGGGTGTGTTGCGGCTCTGAGCGGGACCGCAAGCGAAGTTACCGCCCCGTACGGTCCAGGTCACCGGCCGGGGCGTGTGACACGGGCCGCACTCGCCCCGCGGGACCCCCCTCAGGGCTCTCAGGGAACCACCGGCTCGGCCGGGTCCGTGGCCGGCACCCGCCGCCGGCGGCGGTGCTTGAGCAGCACCCAGGGGCCGCGGGCGGCCGTGACCTCCGTACCCGCCTGGCCCGCCGCGGCCGACGCGGCCTTCGCCACCGGCAGCATGTCCTCGTCCCGGGACACGTCCAGCCGGTCCGACTCCGGCCACAGGCCCAGTGTCGCGCAGAGGGTCGGCAGCACGGCCATGGCGGCGGTCGCGTACCCCTCGGCCGACGGGTGGTAGGAGTCCGGGCCGAACATCTCGCGCGGGTTCGCGGCGAACTCCGGGCCCAGCAGGTCCCCCATGGAGACCGTACGGGCACCCAGCGCGACCACTCCTATGGTCTGCGCGGCGGCCAGCTGGCGCGAGACCCGGCGCGCCAGCCAGCGCAGCGGCTGGTAGACCGGCTCGATCGTGCCCAGGTCCGGGCAGGTGCCGACGACGACCTCGGAGCCGGCCAGGCGCAGCCTGCGCACGGCCGCCGTGAGCAGCCGCACCGACTGGGTCGGCGGCATCCGGCGGGTCACGTCGTTCGCGCCGATCATGATCACGCACACGTCCGGGGCCGGCCGGTCCCCGTCCAGCAGCAGGCCCACCTGCCGGTCCAGGTCGTCCGACATGGCACCCGAAAGGGCCACGTTGCGCAGCTCCACCGGCCGCTCGGCCACCGCCGCCAGCCCGGAGGCCATCAGGGCCGCCGGGGTCTGCCGGGCCCGCCGTACGCCCAGTCCCGCGGCCGTGGAATCACCCAGCATGCCCAGGCGCAGCGGGCCCGGGCTCTGCTCCGGCCCGCCGAACTCGCTCCCGTACAGCCCGTCGGCCCGCGGTGGCTCCGGCAGCCCGGATCCCACGGCCCGCCTGGCGAACTGCATCTCGGCCACCACCAGCCCGACCGCGGCGGCCCCGACCAGTCCGAGTCCGCCTCCGCCGTACGCTGCCCCCGCCGCGATCCGGCGGGCTGTTCTCGCCCTGGACATCCTTCAGGCCACCTCCTCGCGTCTCATTGACCCCTACCTGCCCCGTACGAGCGGTCGGTCAATCCCTTTCCGCATACCCTGGCCGGACCTCCCGGAGAACCCGTGGAGTCCCCTCCTTGGAGAACATGGTGCAATTCCACGACTCGATGATCAGCCTCGTCGGCAACACCCCGCTGGTGAAGCTCAACCGTGTGACCGAAGGCCTGCAGGCCACCGTCCTTGCGAAGGTCGAGTACTTCAATCCCGGTGGATCCGTGAAGGACCGGATCGCCGTACGGATGATCGAGGCCGCCGAGCAGAGCGGAGCCCTCAAGCCCGGCGGCACCATCGTGGAGCCGACCAGCGGCAACACGGGTGTAGGACTCGCCATCGTGGCCCAGCAGAAGGGCTACAAGTGCATCTTCGTCTGCCCTGACAAGGTGTCCATGGACAAGATCAACGTGATGCGCGCGTACGGCGCCGAGGTCGTGGTCTGCCCGACCGCCGTCGACCCCGAGCACCCGGACTCGTACTACAACGTGTCCGACCGCCTCGCGCGCGAGCCCGGCGCCTGGA
Proteins encoded in this window:
- a CDS encoding acetyl-CoA C-acetyltransferase: MPEAVIVSTARSPIGRAFKGSLKDVRPDDLTATIIQAALAKVPGLDPREIDDLMLGCGLPGGEQGNNLARIVAVQMGMDFLPGTTITRYCSSSLQTSRMALHAIKAGEGDVFISAGVEMVSRFAKGNSDSWPDTHNPLFAEAEARTAAVAESTGSGWHDPREDGLVPDAYIAMGQTAENLARIKGVTRQDMDEFGVRSQNLAEEAIKNGFWAREITPVTTPDGTVVSGDDGPRAGVTLEGVQGLKPVFRPDGLVTAANCCPLNDGAAALVIMSDTKARELGLTPLARIVSTGVTGLSPEIMGLGPVEASKQALKRAGLTVGDIDLFEINEAFAAQVIPSYRDLEIPLEKLNVNGGAIAVGHPFGMTGARITGTLINSLQFHDKQFGLETMCVGGGQGMAMVIERLS
- a CDS encoding SGNH/GDSL hydrolase family protein — encoded protein: MSRARTARRIAAGAAYGGGGLGLVGAAAVGLVVAEMQFARRAVGSGLPEPPRADGLYGSEFGGPEQSPGPLRLGMLGDSTAAGLGVRRARQTPAALMASGLAAVAERPVELRNVALSGAMSDDLDRQVGLLLDGDRPAPDVCVIMIGANDVTRRMPPTQSVRLLTAAVRRLRLAGSEVVVGTCPDLGTIEPVYQPLRWLARRVSRQLAAAQTIGVVALGARTVSMGDLLGPEFAANPREMFGPDSYHPSAEGYATAAMAVLPTLCATLGLWPESDRLDVSRDEDMLPVAKAASAAAGQAGTEVTAARGPWVLLKHRRRRRVPATDPAEPVVP